In bacterium, the following are encoded in one genomic region:
- a CDS encoding BON domain-containing protein: MREIRWIAMVFVFFLTGSVVWGQTENSESPDDAALKHAVENKIQGIVWYGARDYVNVEVSEGVVILNGWVSGYWKTDKIQKAVEQVPGIKEITNEITVSNGSDELAGRALSAIYRDAMFRKYVLAADLPVHVIVQNNSVILAGKVTVQSERRRAEFLVDAHTSAAVIDNRLVIEE; this comes from the coding sequence ATGAGAGAAATTCGCTGGATCGCAATGGTGTTTGTGTTTTTTTTAACCGGAAGTGTCGTGTGGGGTCAAACTGAAAATTCTGAATCTCCGGATGATGCCGCTTTGAAGCATGCAGTAGAAAATAAAATTCAAGGTATCGTATGGTACGGAGCACGTGACTATGTAAACGTCGAAGTATCGGAAGGAGTAGTTATATTAAACGGTTGGGTTAGCGGGTATTGGAAAACTGATAAAATCCAAAAAGCGGTAGAGCAGGTACCTGGTATAAAGGAAATTACGAATGAAATCACCGTTTCTAATGGATCAGATGAATTGGCCGGGCGCGCGTTAAGTGCGATTTATCGTGATGCCATGTTCAGAAAGTATGTATTGGCTGCCGACCTTCCGGTACATGTGATTGTGCAAAATAATTCAGTTATTTTAGCCGGCAAAGTGACGGTCCAGTCCGAACGCCGACGTGCAGAGTTTTTAGTGGACGCTCATACATCCGCCGCTGTAATTGATAACCGGCTAGTTATCGAAGAGTAG